In a genomic window of Pseudoxanthomonas indica:
- a CDS encoding M56 family metallopeptidase, producing the protein MDAALLEAFLLRLGIASLHSLVLVALILLIQRLVPRLPAAVRCLLWWMAALQLVLGLIWPRPLELPLLPAIAPAVLEVHASSSGSGSVSADRGASTDALRLAPATVLAVPAVRGMDEADRAVAADNRSAASASSLPWAQLLAWLWLTGVIMTALQTLHAYQQSRRWRRTSRPCMHPQVLAIYAEVGARLNLRSLPPLRVSNHIASPQLLGPWRPIVLLPQAVLEGFDDDEMRMALHHELSHQQRRDLWWGWMPAIARHLFFFHPAAHLIVREYAFAREAACDEAVLACDHHAAHDYGRLLLRLGVAPRPCAGMAGASPTYSLLKRRLLMLQNSNAATRGMPLVLIAATIVVAALPWRVTAQATTTPAPATQARAAVVAQAASASRPAVKANPAVSAKPAAAPRPVAAAASTPRAQPTAAVAPTAPTPPHADEVDAYEGTVRIHGASDYAYVIMRGREVTASAESQDFKVSRRLQAGSTEPMIYVRKGAKTYLIRDAATVQKAQAIWKPVSDLGEQQGKLGEAQGKLGSEQGALGAKQGALGSQMGELGRQHAQIALRQVSLSQDDSAAAERQRQALEKETEALAARQEALGNQQEALGRQQEALGSKQSVLGEQQAALGTRQAAASDRADAQMKQLLDQAIASGVAQPAG; encoded by the coding sequence ATGGACGCCGCCCTGCTGGAAGCCTTCCTGTTGCGCCTGGGTATCGCGAGCCTGCACTCGCTGGTGCTGGTCGCGCTCATCCTGCTGATCCAGCGGCTGGTGCCGCGCCTGCCTGCTGCCGTGCGTTGCCTGTTGTGGTGGATGGCCGCGCTGCAACTGGTGCTGGGCTTGATCTGGCCGCGACCGCTGGAACTGCCGCTGCTGCCTGCCATTGCGCCTGCGGTGCTGGAAGTGCACGCGTCGTCTTCCGGCTCCGGCTCCGTCTCCGCGGATCGCGGCGCGTCCACGGACGCCCTCCGCCTGGCGCCGGCCACCGTGCTGGCGGTACCCGCCGTCCGCGGCATGGACGAAGCCGACCGCGCCGTCGCTGCCGACAACCGCAGCGCCGCAAGCGCGTCATCGCTACCGTGGGCGCAACTGCTCGCGTGGCTGTGGCTGACCGGTGTGATCATGACGGCGCTGCAGACGCTGCACGCATATCAGCAATCGCGCCGCTGGCGACGCACGTCGCGGCCATGCATGCATCCGCAGGTGCTGGCGATTTACGCCGAGGTCGGCGCCCGCCTCAACCTGCGCAGCCTGCCGCCGCTGCGGGTGTCGAACCACATCGCCTCGCCGCAGTTGCTCGGCCCCTGGCGGCCGATCGTGCTGTTGCCGCAGGCGGTGCTGGAAGGATTCGACGATGACGAGATGCGGATGGCCTTGCACCACGAACTGAGCCATCAGCAGCGCCGTGATCTCTGGTGGGGTTGGATGCCGGCGATCGCGCGGCACCTGTTCTTCTTCCATCCCGCCGCCCATCTGATTGTGCGCGAGTACGCCTTCGCCCGCGAAGCCGCCTGCGATGAAGCCGTGCTGGCCTGTGATCACCACGCCGCCCACGACTATGGCCGCCTGCTGTTGCGGCTGGGCGTGGCGCCGCGACCCTGCGCCGGCATGGCCGGCGCCTCGCCCACCTACAGCTTGCTCAAGAGGAGATTGCTCATGCTGCAGAACTCCAACGCCGCCACCCGCGGGATGCCGCTGGTGCTGATCGCGGCCACCATCGTGGTCGCCGCCCTGCCGTGGCGTGTCACCGCGCAGGCCACCACCACCCCGGCGCCTGCCACGCAAGCGCGCGCCGCCGTGGTGGCGCAGGCAGCTTCCGCGTCCAGGCCGGCCGTCAAGGCCAACCCGGCGGTCAGCGCCAAACCGGCCGCCGCGCCCAGGCCGGTCGCCGCTGCGGCCTCCACTCCGCGGGCGCAGCCCACGGCGGCCGTGGCCCCCACGGCGCCGACTCCACCCCATGCCGATGAAGTGGACGCCTACGAAGGCACCGTGCGCATCCACGGCGCCAGTGACTACGCGTACGTGATCATGCGCGGCCGCGAAGTGACGGCATCGGCCGAAAGCCAGGATTTCAAGGTGTCGCGGCGCCTGCAGGCGGGCAGCACCGAACCGATGATCTATGTACGCAAGGGCGCGAAGACCTACCTGATCCGCGATGCGGCCACGGTGCAGAAGGCGCAGGCGATCTGGAAGCCGGTCAGCGATCTGGGCGAGCAGCAGGGCAAGCTCGGCGAAGCACAAGGCAAGCTCGGCTCGGAGCAGGGCGCGCTGGGCGCCAAACAAGGCGCGTTGGGCTCGCAGATGGGCGAGCTGGGTCGCCAGCACGCGCAGATCGCTTTGCGCCAGGTGTCGTTGTCGCAGGATGACAGCGCCGCCGCCGAACGCCAGCGCCAGGCGCTGGAGAAGGAAACCGAGGCACTGGCCGCACGCCAGGAAGCCTTGGGCAACCAGCAGGAAGCGCTGGGCCGGCAACAGGAAGCGTTGGGCAGCAAGCAGTCGGTGCTCGGCGAGCAACAGGCCGCGCTGGGCACGCGCCAGGCCGCGGCCAGTGATCGTGCCGACGCACAGATGAAGCAGTTGCTAGATCAGGCCATCGCCAGCGGCGTGGCGCAGCCGGCGGGCTGA
- a CDS encoding DUF3297 family protein produces the protein MSSDTPPDRLASDPRSPFHDAELMERGVGIRFNGVERDNVEEYCVSEGWIRVPVGKSKDRRGNPMTLKVKGEVVAYFREQQ, from the coding sequence ATGAGCTCCGACACGCCTCCCGATCGCCTGGCCTCCGACCCGCGCAGCCCCTTCCACGATGCCGAGCTGATGGAACGAGGCGTGGGCATCCGCTTCAATGGGGTGGAGCGCGACAACGTCGAGGAATATTGCGTCAGCGAAGGCTGGATCCGCGTGCCGGTGGGCAAGTCCAAGGATCGCCGCGGCAATCCGATGACGCTGAAGGTCAAGGGCGAGGTGGTCGCCTACTTCCGCGAACAGCAGTAA
- a CDS encoding DUF6630 family protein, giving the protein MPDDDFDEDPGYAGDDEDEIDTGDLEAMIWNLLVLINPGDEESALRQFSLWRDGMAEAQGDESQALPILKDAIDWSAGFYVDWNDTESLVDSIEELAARWNLDIDWGGDPSDDDFLDATDVPALMAVAYDRLREYGYTLWNWNTDGDAYAGWIALSRDDEGMQQLCSALGIEIRPASDAF; this is encoded by the coding sequence CTGCCCGACGACGACTTTGACGAAGACCCCGGCTACGCCGGCGATGACGAGGACGAGATCGACACCGGCGATCTGGAAGCGATGATCTGGAACCTGCTGGTGCTGATCAATCCGGGCGATGAGGAGTCGGCGCTGCGCCAATTCTCGCTCTGGCGCGACGGCATGGCCGAGGCGCAGGGCGATGAAAGCCAGGCGCTACCGATCCTCAAGGACGCGATTGACTGGTCGGCCGGCTTCTACGTGGACTGGAACGACACCGAATCGCTGGTCGACAGCATCGAGGAACTGGCCGCGCGCTGGAACCTGGATATCGATTGGGGCGGCGACCCCAGCGACGATGATTTCCTCGACGCCACCGATGTGCCGGCGCTGATGGCGGTGGCCTACGATCGCCTGCGCGAATACGGCTACACGCTCTGGAACTGGAACACCGACGGCGATGCCTACGCCGGCTGGATCGCCCTCAGCCGCGACGATGAGGGCATGCAGCAGCTGTGTTCCGCGCTGGGCATCGAAATACGTCCGGCCAGCGACGCCTTCTGA
- a CDS encoding MBL fold metallo-hydrolase — MTVNPPTPRVDSLFHADTNTFTYLVDDGQGHALIIDPVLDFDLASVRTWTASADQVLAQVRERGLQVQWILETHAHADHLSAGGYLRDVLGAPLAIGRGIVQVQQRFKTLFDLGEDFIADGRQFDRLLDDGDRLEFGQLGVQVLATPGHTDDGMTFLVGDAAFIGDTLFAPETGTARADFPGGSARRLYASLQRLLGLPASTRLFLCHDYPKDRAPQPETSVAAQRQGNIHVGQDASEEQFVQLRETRDATLPVPRLLLPALQINIRGGHLPPADAHGVAWLRLPINQIGRAP, encoded by the coding sequence ATGACGGTCAACCCGCCCACGCCACGCGTGGACAGCCTGTTCCATGCCGATACCAACACCTTCACCTACCTGGTGGACGATGGCCAGGGCCATGCGCTGATCATCGATCCGGTGCTGGATTTCGATCTCGCCTCGGTGCGCACCTGGACCGCCTCGGCCGACCAGGTGTTGGCGCAGGTGCGCGAGCGCGGCTTGCAGGTGCAGTGGATTCTCGAAACCCACGCCCACGCCGATCACCTCAGCGCTGGCGGCTACCTGCGCGATGTGCTGGGCGCACCGCTGGCCATCGGCCGCGGCATCGTGCAGGTGCAGCAGCGGTTCAAGACCCTGTTCGATCTCGGTGAGGACTTCATTGCCGACGGTCGCCAGTTTGATCGGCTGCTGGATGACGGCGACCGGCTGGAGTTCGGGCAGCTCGGCGTGCAGGTGTTGGCCACGCCCGGACACACCGACGATGGCATGACCTTTCTGGTCGGCGATGCCGCCTTCATCGGCGACACCCTGTTCGCACCGGAAACCGGCACCGCGCGCGCCGATTTCCCCGGCGGCAGCGCGCGCCGCCTGTACGCCTCGCTGCAACGGCTGCTGGGCCTGCCGGCATCCACGCGGCTGTTCCTGTGCCATGACTATCCCAAGGATCGCGCACCGCAGCCGGAGACCAGCGTGGCGGCGCAGCGGCAGGGCAACATCCATGTGGGTCAGGACGCAAGCGAAGAACAGTTCGTGCAGCTGCGCGAAACGCGCGACGCCACCTTGCCGGTGCCGCGGCTGCTGCTGCCGGCGCTGCAGATCAACATCCGCGGCGGGCACCTGCCGCCGGCCGATGCCCATGGCGTGGCGTGGCTGCGCCTGCCCATCAACCAGATCGGACGCGCGCCATGA
- a CDS encoding VOC family protein, producing MLRKVAFTMYPIREVPRARAFYEQVLGLTPGSMGNQGDQYWIEYDLPGGGCLALTNFTNEAPSDNAGGTIAFEVEDLDALITHLKGHQVVFKCEVIDTPVCRMSVCLDSEGNSILLHQLKPK from the coding sequence ATGCTCAGGAAGGTGGCTTTCACCATGTACCCGATCCGCGAGGTGCCGCGAGCGCGCGCCTTTTATGAGCAGGTCCTGGGCCTGACGCCGGGTTCGATGGGCAACCAGGGCGACCAGTACTGGATCGAGTACGACCTGCCGGGCGGCGGCTGTCTGGCCCTGACCAACTTCACCAACGAAGCGCCCAGCGACAATGCCGGCGGCACCATCGCCTTCGAGGTGGAGGACCTGGACGCCCTGATCACGCACTTAAAAGGACACCAGGTGGTATTCAAGTGCGAGGTCATCGACACCCCGGTGTGCCGCATGTCGGTATGCCTGGACAGTGAAGGCAACTCGATCCTGCTGCACCAGCTCAAGCCGAAGTGA
- a CDS encoding sensor histidine kinase, with product MNDTSARFAWGRWQLPLLGLAVLLIVVLPFLLLQELSENNLEAADAIAHTHQVEAAVDRLAVEVREVETSAMLLTLAGELPTARARVIEGQAGIPGHLQRLIDLTRDNPKQQILIGQLRELIQSRMDIVNELLRTDPAQAGDVVRPMATRFPIRGVLQEMLANERALLAARARDSARQRALAIWLGWGAMVVQLVLLATVITALGRQVSRRLQAEQKSRRASERALVMLQTVREPIVLFDADLHVLMHNAAFAELYGLESGQVITRLQEVGEAWSDPVLGQRLGDVLSRGRELWDYEQVQSTGDNTQRTVLLNARRMPLPDQDDHVVLMTISDISVQKAVQRRIADLNTQLQGKVEQVSEVNRELEAFSYSVSHDLRAPLRHVAGFSDKLGRHLGDAADDKSRHYLDVIGNSARRMSQLIDDLLVYSRLGRSALRLQAVDMQSLVAETRAMLDSNAADAGSPRPEWRIAPLPILVADENMMRQVWQNLLGNAVKYSSRRERPLIEVEHHLTDEGAHHFSVRDNGAGFDMEYASKLFGVFQRLHKATEFPGTGIGLASVRRVLSRHGGRIWAESVPDQGATFHFVLPNALEAPAPRDPHP from the coding sequence ATGAACGACACGAGCGCCCGCTTTGCGTGGGGACGTTGGCAGCTGCCCCTTTTGGGGCTGGCCGTCCTGTTGATCGTCGTGCTGCCCTTTCTGCTGCTGCAGGAACTGTCCGAGAACAATCTGGAAGCGGCCGACGCCATCGCCCATACCCATCAGGTGGAAGCGGCGGTGGATCGGTTGGCGGTGGAAGTGCGTGAAGTGGAAACCTCGGCCATGTTGCTGACCCTGGCCGGCGAACTGCCGACGGCGCGTGCGCGGGTCATCGAAGGCCAGGCCGGAATCCCGGGCCACCTGCAACGCCTGATCGATCTCACCCGCGACAATCCCAAGCAGCAGATCCTGATCGGCCAGTTGCGTGAGCTGATCCAGAGCCGCATGGATATCGTCAACGAACTGCTGCGCACCGACCCGGCGCAGGCCGGCGATGTGGTGCGGCCGATGGCCACGCGCTTCCCGATTCGCGGCGTGCTGCAGGAAATGCTGGCCAACGAGCGCGCCCTGCTGGCGGCGCGCGCGCGCGACTCGGCGCGGCAACGCGCACTGGCGATCTGGCTGGGCTGGGGCGCCATGGTCGTGCAGCTGGTGCTGCTGGCCACGGTCATCACCGCGCTGGGCAGGCAGGTCTCCCGTCGCCTGCAGGCCGAACAGAAATCGCGGCGCGCCAGTGAACGCGCGCTGGTGATGCTGCAGACCGTGCGCGAACCGATCGTGCTGTTCGACGCCGATCTGCACGTGCTGATGCACAACGCCGCCTTCGCCGAACTCTATGGCCTGGAAAGCGGGCAGGTGATCACCCGCCTGCAGGAAGTTGGCGAAGCCTGGTCCGATCCGGTGCTGGGCCAGCGGCTGGGCGATGTGCTCTCGCGCGGCCGCGAGCTGTGGGACTACGAACAGGTACAGAGCACCGGCGACAACACGCAGCGCACCGTGCTGCTCAATGCCCGCCGCATGCCGCTGCCGGATCAGGACGATCACGTGGTGCTGATGACCATCAGCGACATTTCCGTGCAGAAGGCCGTGCAGCGTCGGATTGCCGATCTGAACACCCAGTTGCAGGGCAAGGTGGAACAGGTCTCGGAAGTGAACCGCGAGCTGGAAGCCTTCAGCTATTCGGTCTCGCACGACCTGCGCGCGCCGCTGCGGCACGTGGCCGGTTTCTCCGACAAGCTGGGTCGCCACCTGGGTGATGCGGCCGACGACAAGAGCCGCCACTACCTGGACGTGATTGGCAACTCCGCGCGGCGCATGTCGCAGCTGATCGATGATCTGCTGGTGTATTCGCGGCTGGGCCGCAGCGCGCTGCGCCTGCAGGCGGTGGACATGCAATCGCTGGTGGCCGAAACCCGGGCGATGCTGGATTCCAATGCGGCCGATGCCGGCTCGCCCCGCCCGGAATGGCGGATTGCGCCGCTGCCCATCCTGGTCGCCGACGAAAACATGATGCGCCAGGTCTGGCAGAACCTGCTGGGCAATGCGGTCAAATACAGCAGCCGTCGCGAGCGCCCGTTGATCGAGGTCGAGCATCACCTCACCGACGAGGGCGCCCACCATTTCAGCGTGCGCGACAACGGCGCCGGCTTCGACATGGAATACGCCAGCAAGCTGTTCGGCGTGTTCCAGCGCCTGCACAAGGCCACCGAGTTCCCCGGCACCGGCATCGGCCTGGCCAGCGTCCGGCGCGTACTATCACGCCATGGCGGACGCATCTGGGCCGAATCCGTACCCGACCAGGGCGCCACCTTCCACTTCGTCCTGCCCAACGCGCTTGAAGCGCCTGCCCCACGAGACCCGCATCCATGA
- a CDS encoding response regulator, with amino-acid sequence MTEYRTILLAEDSHADAEMAIDALREANLLNPIVHVEDGVEALDYLLRRGVYAQRPEGLPAVLLLDIKMPRMDGLEVLNTIRTHDSLKTLPVVILSSSREESDLARSWDLGVNAYVVKPVDIDQFFQAVKTLGTFWAVINETPAKD; translated from the coding sequence ATGACCGAATACCGCACGATCCTGCTGGCCGAAGACAGCCACGCCGACGCCGAGATGGCGATCGACGCGCTGCGCGAAGCCAACCTCCTCAATCCCATCGTGCACGTGGAAGACGGCGTGGAAGCACTGGATTACCTGCTGCGGCGCGGCGTGTATGCGCAGCGGCCCGAAGGTCTGCCGGCGGTGCTGCTGCTGGACATCAAGATGCCGCGCATGGACGGGCTGGAAGTGCTCAATACGATTCGCACGCACGATTCGCTCAAGACCCTGCCGGTGGTGATCCTGTCGTCCTCGCGCGAGGAAAGCGACCTGGCGCGCAGCTGGGATCTGGGCGTTAACGCCTATGTGGTCAAGCCGGTCGACATCGACCAGTTTTTCCAGGCGGTGAAGACGCTCGGCACGTTCTGGGCGGTCATCAACGAAACGCCCGCCAAGGACTGA
- a CDS encoding sensor histidine kinase, whose translation MPLSAAPLGPVRILLVEDSPEDAELISLQLVDAGLEAVFVRVDSEGELRQALVGDAFDLVLSDLDLPGFSGHQALTLLRQHDPVLPFIFVSGTIGEDTAVMALQQGANDYVLKHNTVRLPAAAARAIREARNERERERAENELMRSQRLNALAMLAAGLSHDLRNILQPMLIVPDLLETYSDDPKILKLGALIAESGRRGHEMAESMLSFVRGSRKQSETIKLAALFQAVQLLLQGSLPRSIKLDVDMPAEDVTVQGNFTELQQCLINLCLNGIQAMEGREGKLALSAQRQGDKVVVQVSDQGVGMSAQMQAQLFTPFFTTKRNGTGLGLMSCKRIVDAMHGRIEVDSDAERGTRFTLHLPVRPPTVDEPASETFLEGRGQRILLVDGDTTRLSLLATAVGSQGYEPWVASDGAMALRLLATDGQPDLVIVDSDILLLSAVSLLLALREAGFQGPVVSLEDPLHPLSHHDLPSGTISAVVHKPLQMTEILRTVERTLARAAH comes from the coding sequence ATGCCTCTGTCGGCAGCGCCCCTGGGACCGGTCCGCATCCTGCTGGTGGAAGATTCACCGGAAGATGCCGAGCTGATCAGCCTGCAGCTGGTGGATGCCGGCCTGGAGGCGGTGTTCGTGCGCGTGGACAGCGAAGGCGAGTTGCGCCAGGCGCTGGTCGGCGACGCCTTTGACCTGGTGCTGTCGGATCTGGATCTGCCCGGCTTTTCCGGGCACCAGGCGCTGACCCTGCTACGCCAGCATGATCCGGTGCTGCCCTTCATCTTCGTCTCCGGCACCATCGGCGAGGACACCGCGGTGATGGCCCTGCAGCAGGGCGCCAATGACTACGTGCTCAAGCACAACACCGTGCGGCTGCCGGCTGCGGCCGCCCGCGCGATCCGCGAGGCCCGCAACGAACGCGAACGCGAGCGCGCCGAGAACGAGCTGATGCGTTCGCAACGGCTCAACGCGCTGGCGATGCTGGCGGCGGGCCTGAGCCATGATCTGCGCAACATCCTGCAGCCGATGCTGATCGTGCCGGACCTGCTGGAGACCTACAGCGACGATCCGAAGATCCTCAAGCTGGGCGCGCTGATCGCCGAGAGCGGCCGGCGCGGCCACGAGATGGCCGAGTCGATGCTCTCGTTCGTGCGCGGCTCGCGCAAGCAGAGCGAGACGATCAAGCTGGCCGCGTTGTTCCAGGCCGTGCAGCTGTTGTTGCAGGGCAGCCTGCCGCGTTCGATCAAGCTCGACGTGGACATGCCTGCGGAAGACGTGACGGTGCAAGGCAATTTCACCGAACTGCAGCAGTGCCTGATCAACCTGTGCCTCAATGGCATCCAGGCGATGGAAGGCCGCGAGGGCAAGCTCGCCCTGTCGGCGCAACGCCAGGGCGACAAGGTCGTGGTGCAGGTCAGCGACCAAGGCGTGGGCATGTCGGCGCAGATGCAGGCGCAACTGTTCACCCCGTTCTTCACCACCAAGCGCAATGGCACCGGCCTGGGCCTGATGTCGTGCAAGCGGATTGTCGATGCCATGCACGGCCGCATCGAGGTGGACAGCGATGCCGAGCGCGGCACCCGATTCACGCTGCATCTGCCGGTGCGTCCACCTACCGTGGACGAGCCGGCCAGCGAGACGTTCCTGGAAGGACGCGGCCAGCGCATCCTGCTGGTGGATGGCGACACCACGCGGTTGTCGCTGCTGGCCACCGCCGTGGGCAGCCAGGGCTATGAACCGTGGGTGGCGTCGGATGGCGCGATGGCTCTGCGCCTGCTCGCTACCGATGGCCAGCCGGATCTGGTGATCGTCGACAGCGACATCCTGTTGCTGTCCGCGGTGAGCCTGCTGCTGGCACTGCGCGAGGCGGGCTTCCAGGGGCCGGTGGTGAGTCTGGAAGATCCGCTGCACCCGCTTTCGCATCACGATCTGCCCAGCGGCACCATTTCGGCGGTGGTACACAAGCCGCTGCAGATGACCGAGATCCTGCGCACGGTCGAGCGCACGCTGGCGCGCGCCGCGCATTGA
- a CDS encoding GH92 family glycosyl hydrolase: MRTPWLRPLSLFACLLAAPAIAATAHDKAVGERAWAAVDPFIGTGGEGHTYPGATVPFGMVQLSPDTQIKPRKEAYGWAAGYRHGDQTIVGFSHTHFSGTGHSDLGDVLLMPISGEVKLERGDATKPGSGYTSRFSHASEQAQPGYYAVTLQDYDVRAELTASARVGWHRYHFPKGKPAHVLIDLRTSMYDYPGKVQWSRLRVRSDGTVTGFRETRGWAPGRQLYFAMRFSRRSGGQQLHDTEQDVVYKGFPPPGEKDPRQRAQIEGRQIVAAFDFADAAGQELLVKVAISPVSEDNAIANLEAEAPAWDFDGARAAARSQWQQALGAIDAQGSAEQQRSFYTALYHTMLGPTLFMDHDGRYRGPDNAVHQAKGFTHYSTFSLWDTYRALHPLLTLVQPEQRNSDFINSLLASQRQSPYGMLPIWAFHGQETWCMVGYHAVPVIADAYMKGIRGFDAQQALDAMVATAKHGPYDGIAQYRELGYVPIDEEGEAASKTLEYAFDDWTIARMAQALGRQDVAAEFQRRAGNWQHAFDAKTGFMRARKRDGAFREPFDPTVSGYGSDYTEGNAWQYSWYVPQDVAGLARAHGGEDALLARLDQVFDAKVDPKIFEHMEDITGLIGWYAHGNEPSHHVAYLYAYAGQPWRSQARLGAIMRSQYAARPDGLAGNDDLGQMSAWYVFTALGFYPVTPGSNQYIIGRPFLPRAQLNLPNGKQFSVIAEGLDDAHPYIGSATLNGKPLERAFLGHEEILAGGELRFHMQAEPNKQWGVAERPYSMSR; this comes from the coding sequence ATGCGCACACCCTGGTTGCGACCCCTTTCCCTGTTCGCCTGCCTGCTGGCCGCGCCGGCGATTGCCGCGACCGCCCATGACAAAGCCGTCGGCGAACGCGCATGGGCCGCCGTGGATCCCTTCATCGGCACCGGTGGCGAGGGCCATACCTATCCCGGCGCCACCGTTCCCTTCGGCATGGTGCAACTGAGCCCCGACACGCAGATCAAGCCGCGCAAGGAAGCCTATGGCTGGGCCGCCGGCTACCGCCATGGTGACCAGACCATCGTCGGCTTCTCGCACACGCATTTCTCCGGCACCGGTCATTCGGATCTGGGCGACGTGCTGCTGATGCCGATCAGCGGCGAGGTCAAACTGGAGCGCGGCGACGCGACGAAGCCGGGAAGCGGCTACACCTCGCGTTTCAGCCACGCCAGCGAGCAGGCCCAGCCCGGCTATTACGCAGTGACGCTGCAGGACTACGACGTACGCGCCGAACTGACCGCCAGTGCGCGCGTCGGCTGGCACCGCTACCACTTTCCAAAAGGCAAGCCGGCGCACGTACTGATCGATCTGCGCACCAGCATGTACGACTACCCGGGCAAGGTGCAGTGGTCGCGCCTGCGCGTGCGCAGCGACGGCACCGTCACCGGTTTCCGCGAAACCCGCGGCTGGGCGCCGGGCCGGCAGCTGTACTTCGCCATGCGCTTCTCGCGCCGCAGCGGCGGCCAGCAACTGCACGACACCGAACAGGACGTCGTCTACAAAGGCTTCCCGCCGCCGGGCGAGAAGGATCCGCGCCAGCGCGCGCAGATTGAAGGACGCCAGATTGTCGCGGCGTTCGATTTTGCCGATGCGGCCGGCCAGGAGCTGCTGGTGAAGGTGGCAATTTCGCCGGTGAGCGAAGACAACGCCATCGCCAATCTCGAAGCCGAGGCGCCTGCGTGGGATTTCGACGGCGCACGCGCCGCCGCCCGGTCGCAGTGGCAACAGGCGCTGGGCGCGATTGATGCGCAGGGCAGCGCCGAGCAACAGCGCAGTTTCTACACCGCGCTCTACCACACCATGCTGGGCCCCACGCTGTTCATGGATCACGACGGCCGCTACCGCGGGCCGGACAACGCCGTGCACCAGGCCAAGGGCTTCACCCATTACTCCACGTTCTCGCTGTGGGACACCTACCGCGCGCTGCATCCGCTGCTGACCCTGGTGCAGCCGGAGCAGCGCAACAGCGACTTCATCAACTCGCTGCTGGCCTCGCAGCGGCAGAGCCCGTACGGCATGCTGCCGATCTGGGCCTTCCACGGGCAGGAAACCTGGTGCATGGTCGGCTACCACGCAGTACCGGTGATCGCCGACGCCTACATGAAGGGCATCCGTGGTTTCGATGCGCAGCAGGCGCTGGACGCCATGGTGGCCACGGCCAAACACGGCCCTTATGACGGCATCGCGCAATACCGCGAGCTGGGTTACGTGCCGATCGATGAAGAAGGCGAGGCGGCCTCCAAGACGCTGGAGTACGCCTTTGATGACTGGACCATCGCGCGCATGGCGCAGGCGCTGGGCCGGCAGGACGTGGCCGCGGAGTTCCAGCGCCGCGCCGGCAACTGGCAGCACGCCTTCGACGCCAAGACCGGCTTCATGCGCGCACGCAAGCGCGATGGCGCCTTCCGCGAGCCCTTCGATCCCACGGTCAGCGGCTACGGCAGCGACTACACCGAAGGCAATGCCTGGCAGTACTCCTGGTACGTGCCGCAGGACGTGGCCGGGCTGGCGCGTGCGCATGGCGGCGAAGACGCGCTGCTGGCGCGGCTGGACCAGGTGTTCGACGCCAAGGTGGATCCGAAGATCTTCGAGCACATGGAAGACATCACCGGCCTGATTGGCTGGTACGCACACGGCAACGAGCCCAGCCACCACGTCGCCTATCTGTACGCCTACGCCGGCCAGCCCTGGCGCAGCCAGGCGCGGCTGGGCGCGATCATGCGCAGCCAATATGCGGCACGCCCCGATGGCCTGGCCGGCAATGACGATCTGGGCCAGATGTCGGCCTGGTATGTGTTCACCGCGCTGGGCTTCTATCCGGTCACGCCGGGCAGCAACCAGTACATCATCGGCCGGCCGTTCCTGCCGCGCGCGCAACTCAACCTGCCCAATGGCAAACAGTTCAGCGTGATCGCCGAGGGCCTGGATGACGCGCATCCGTACATCGGCAGCGCCACCCTCAACGGCAAGCCGCTGGAGCGTGCGTTCCTGGGCCACGAGGAAATCCTGGCCGGCGGCGAACTGCGCTTCCACATGCAGGCCGAACCGAACAAGCAATGGGGCGTGGCCGAACGGCCGTACTCGATGAGCCGCTGA